The Iamia majanohamensis genome window below encodes:
- a CDS encoding DEAD/DEAH box helicase, whose amino-acid sequence MPADLATVAMTLLTTDQTDSLLQVLDGRAEGLVHVEHLAPRPARHAAPARPLPDRLAALVPPEGLWAHQAEAVDLARSGTHVAVATGTASGKSLCFQLPIAEAVTEPVRGGTALLVGPTKALAQDQLRAVGALGVDGLVAATYDGDSTPEQRTWARAHANVVLTNPEMLHCGLLPHHERWATFLHRLRYVVVDELHMFRGVFGSHVAHVLRRLRRLCARYGADPTFVFASATIGEPEALAGALCGSPVQAVTDDASPRGERVVALWNPPLVEAATGSRVSTHRVTAALVAELVGAGHRTIAFCRSRRGTEVVAADAQGRLGPDLAGAVRPYRGGYLAGERREIEAELFDGRLRGVVTTSALELGVDVGGLDACVLDGFPGTIASLWQQAGRAGRARQRSLAVLVAGDDALDQYLMAHPDEVFTRPPEPAVVNPSNPDVVDAHLACAAYETPLSGDDARWWGDDLDEGVRRLVLGDRMRIRSGARMRKVPGDGPRAVWAARGYPSRGVGLRSGGGGEVRIARADGALVGTVDRGRAPEVVHPGAVYLHQGVAWRVADLDLDEGVAEVARTDGAESTQARSTVQIRVLDEEQCRPVGRTRLSLGTVEVTSQVTGYQRRDAASGEVLGTEELDLPPNRLTTRAFWYAVDTGLLRRAGLAPRAWPGTLHAAEHAAIGLLPLFTICDRWDVGGVSTPWSEDVGGPAIFVYDGYEGGAGIAELGYQAAHRHLAATLDVLRRCPCEAGCPSCVQSPKCGNLNEPLDKAGAIALLEVARPDLT is encoded by the coding sequence GTGCCCGCCGACCTCGCGACCGTCGCCATGACCCTGCTCACCACCGACCAGACCGACAGCCTCCTCCAGGTGCTCGACGGGCGCGCCGAGGGCCTGGTCCACGTCGAGCACCTGGCGCCCCGCCCCGCCCGCCACGCCGCCCCCGCCCGGCCCCTCCCCGACCGGCTGGCCGCCCTCGTCCCGCCCGAGGGGCTCTGGGCCCACCAGGCCGAGGCCGTCGACCTGGCCCGGTCCGGCACCCACGTGGCCGTGGCCACCGGCACCGCCTCGGGCAAGTCGCTCTGCTTCCAGCTCCCCATCGCCGAGGCCGTCACCGAGCCGGTCCGGGGCGGCACCGCCCTGCTCGTCGGGCCCACCAAGGCCCTGGCCCAGGACCAGCTGCGCGCCGTGGGCGCCCTCGGGGTCGACGGCCTGGTGGCCGCCACCTACGACGGCGACTCCACCCCCGAGCAGCGCACCTGGGCCCGGGCCCACGCCAACGTGGTGCTCACCAACCCCGAGATGCTCCACTGCGGGCTGCTCCCCCACCACGAGCGCTGGGCCACCTTCCTGCACCGCCTCCGCTACGTCGTGGTCGACGAGCTGCACATGTTCCGCGGCGTGTTCGGCAGCCACGTGGCCCACGTGCTGCGGCGCCTGCGCCGGCTGTGCGCCCGCTACGGCGCCGACCCCACCTTCGTCTTCGCCTCGGCCACCATCGGCGAGCCCGAGGCCCTGGCCGGGGCCCTCTGCGGCTCGCCCGTGCAGGCCGTCACCGACGACGCCTCGCCCCGCGGCGAGCGGGTCGTCGCCCTCTGGAACCCCCCGCTGGTGGAGGCGGCCACCGGCTCCCGGGTCTCGACCCACCGCGTCACCGCCGCCCTCGTGGCCGAGCTCGTGGGCGCAGGCCACCGCACCATCGCCTTCTGCCGCAGCCGCCGGGGCACCGAGGTGGTGGCGGCCGACGCCCAGGGCCGCCTCGGCCCCGACCTGGCCGGAGCGGTGCGGCCCTACCGGGGCGGCTACCTGGCCGGCGAGCGCCGCGAGATCGAGGCCGAGCTCTTCGACGGCCGCCTCCGGGGCGTGGTGACCACCTCCGCCCTCGAGCTGGGCGTCGACGTCGGCGGCCTCGACGCCTGCGTGCTCGACGGCTTCCCCGGCACCATCGCCTCGCTCTGGCAGCAGGCCGGGCGGGCCGGACGGGCCCGGCAGCGCTCGCTCGCGGTCCTGGTCGCCGGCGACGACGCCCTCGACCAGTACCTGATGGCCCACCCCGACGAGGTCTTCACCCGGCCCCCCGAGCCCGCGGTCGTCAACCCGTCCAACCCCGACGTGGTCGACGCCCACCTGGCCTGCGCGGCCTACGAGACGCCCCTGTCGGGCGACGACGCCCGCTGGTGGGGCGACGACCTCGACGAGGGCGTGCGCCGCCTCGTGCTCGGCGACCGGATGCGGATCCGCTCCGGCGCCCGCATGCGCAAGGTCCCCGGCGACGGGCCCCGGGCGGTGTGGGCGGCCCGGGGCTACCCGTCCCGCGGCGTGGGCCTGCGCAGCGGCGGCGGGGGCGAGGTCCGCATCGCCCGGGCCGACGGCGCCCTGGTCGGCACCGTCGACCGGGGGCGCGCCCCCGAGGTCGTCCACCCCGGCGCCGTCTACCTCCACCAGGGCGTGGCCTGGCGGGTGGCCGACCTCGACCTCGACGAAGGGGTGGCCGAGGTGGCCCGCACCGACGGGGCCGAGTCCACCCAGGCCCGCTCCACGGTGCAGATCCGGGTGCTCGACGAGGAGCAGTGCCGGCCGGTGGGCCGCACGCGCCTGTCGCTCGGCACCGTGGAGGTCACCTCGCAGGTCACCGGCTACCAGCGGCGCGACGCGGCCAGCGGCGAGGTCCTGGGCACCGAGGAGCTCGACCTGCCGCCCAACCGGCTCACCACCCGGGCCTTCTGGTACGCCGTCGACACCGGCCTGCTCCGCCGGGCCGGCCTCGCCCCCCGGGCGTGGCCCGGCACCCTGCACGCGGCCGAGCACGCGGCCATCGGCCTCCTGCCGCTGTTCACCATCTGCGACCGGTGGGACGTGGGCGGCGTCTCGACGCCGTGGTCCGAGGACGTCGGCGGCCCCGCCATCTTCGTCTACGACGGCTACGAGGGCGGCGCCGGCATCGCCGAGCTGGGCTACCAGGCCGCCCACCGCCACCTGGCCGCCACCCTCGACGTGCTCCGGCGCTGCCCGTGCGAGGCGGGCTGCCCCTCCTGCGTGCAGTCGCCCAAGTGCGGCAACCTCAACGAGCCCCTCGACAAGGCCGGGGCCATCGCCCTGCTCGAGGTGGCCCGCCCCGACCTCACCTGA
- a CDS encoding STAS domain-containing protein, whose protein sequence is MELGLELSERDGWAVLAVSGEVDVATAPRLRERLVGLVGEGRTRIVVDLEKVDFIDSTGLGVLVGALKRVRTNDGDLALVCTGPRILKVFEITGLTKVFAIHRSVDEATVRG, encoded by the coding sequence ATCGAACTGGGCTTGGAGCTCTCCGAGAGGGATGGCTGGGCCGTGCTCGCCGTCTCCGGAGAGGTCGACGTCGCCACCGCCCCGCGCCTGCGGGAGCGGCTGGTGGGCCTCGTGGGGGAGGGCCGCACCCGGATCGTCGTCGACCTGGAGAAGGTCGACTTCATCGACTCCACCGGGCTGGGCGTGCTGGTGGGGGCGCTCAAGCGCGTCCGCACCAACGACGGCGACCTCGCCCTCGTCTGCACCGGTCCCCGGATCCTCAAGGTCTTCGAGATCACGGGCCTCACCAAGGTGTTCGCCATCCACCGCTCGGTCGACGAGGCCACGGTGAGGGGCTGA
- a CDS encoding ATP-binding protein — protein sequence MTASTPPGPGLPDGVGQRVDAVRLRVPAEPEYLALVRMVVAGTARIDPLLDDERVDDLRVIVSEACTNAIEASARRGEDASTIEVQVRLTPSRVEVVIDDVGGGFDPDQLDVLPPVTDPARMRIERGLGIPLIRALSDEAEIRSGPDGTRVRVALYAAAPVPPGVP from the coding sequence GTGACCGCGTCGACCCCCCCGGGTCCGGGACTGCCCGACGGGGTCGGGCAACGGGTCGACGCCGTGCGCCTCCGGGTGCCGGCCGAGCCCGAGTACCTCGCCCTGGTGCGCATGGTGGTGGCGGGCACGGCCCGCATCGACCCGCTGCTCGACGACGAGCGGGTCGACGACCTCCGGGTGATCGTCTCCGAGGCGTGCACCAACGCCATCGAGGCCTCGGCCCGGCGGGGCGAGGACGCCTCGACCATCGAGGTGCAGGTCCGGCTCACCCCGTCGCGGGTGGAGGTGGTGATCGACGACGTCGGCGGCGGCTTCGACCCCGACCAGCTCGACGTGCTGCCCCCGGTCACCGACCCGGCCCGCATGCGCATCGAGCGGGGCCTCGGCATCCCGCTCATCCGGGCCCTCTCCGACGAGGCCGAGATCCGCTCCGGCCCCGACGGCACCCGGGTGCGGGTGGCGCTGTACGCCGCCGCCCCCGTGCCCCCGGGCGTGCCCTGA
- the arfB gene encoding alternative ribosome rescue aminoacyl-tRNA hydrolase ArfB: MASDDLPVSGRLTVPGWELVETFSTSGGPGGQHANKASTRVELRFDVDSSSVLSRAQKQRVRGRVGAVLRVVADDERSQARNREIARQRLAEGLREALVPPRRRVPTRPSRGSERRRLQAKRENSERKQQRRRPRLDE, encoded by the coding sequence GTGGCCTCCGACGACCTCCCCGTCAGCGGGCGCCTGACCGTGCCCGGCTGGGAGCTGGTGGAGACGTTCTCGACCTCCGGCGGTCCCGGCGGCCAGCACGCCAACAAGGCCAGCACCCGGGTGGAGCTGCGCTTCGACGTCGACAGCTCCTCGGTGCTGAGCCGGGCCCAGAAGCAGCGGGTGCGGGGCCGGGTGGGCGCGGTGCTGCGGGTGGTGGCCGACGACGAGCGCAGCCAGGCCCGCAACCGGGAGATCGCCCGTCAGCGCCTGGCCGAGGGCCTGCGGGAGGCCCTGGTCCCGCCCCGGCGGCGGGTGCCCACCCGCCCCTCGCGGGGCAGTGAGCGCCGCCGCCTCCAGGCCAAGAGGGAGAACTCCGAGCGCAAGCAGCAGCGTCGCCGTCCCCGCCTGGACGAGTAG
- a CDS encoding AAA family ATPase, producing the protein MTPEPALAPGLDDPWAAVPGQERAVAQLRASAADPVHAYLFLGPPGSGATTAARVFAGEVLAATATDEAGARRHRTLAAEDQHPDVNVVRREGASIFVGQATEIVRLASMRPVEGDRKVLILEEFHLVADATAAKLLKTVEEPPGGTVFVILAEDVPDELVTIASRCVRVEFPAITTEVVARVLEDDGLDPARAAEVAAAAHGDVDRARLLAADERFALRVAAWREVPGRLDGTGAVVARTVAELRAAIDDASAALQARHEAEVAEVEERIERYGQRGAGARRLAESHKRQLRRLRTDEVRMGLGELAHAYRDALLAAADAGADGPARAEAAAGALTAINEALDALVRNPNEELLLQALLLRLPPGR; encoded by the coding sequence GTGACCCCCGAGCCCGCCCTCGCCCCCGGGCTCGACGACCCCTGGGCCGCGGTCCCCGGCCAGGAGCGCGCCGTCGCCCAGCTGCGGGCCTCGGCCGCCGACCCCGTGCACGCCTACCTCTTCCTCGGCCCGCCCGGCAGCGGCGCCACCACCGCGGCGCGCGTGTTCGCCGGCGAGGTCCTCGCCGCCACCGCCACCGACGAGGCCGGGGCCCGGCGTCACCGCACCCTGGCGGCCGAGGACCAGCACCCCGACGTCAACGTCGTCCGGCGGGAGGGCGCCAGCATTTTCGTCGGGCAGGCCACCGAGATCGTCCGCCTGGCGTCCATGCGTCCGGTCGAGGGCGACCGCAAGGTGCTGATCCTCGAGGAGTTCCACCTGGTGGCCGACGCCACCGCGGCCAAGCTGCTGAAGACGGTGGAGGAGCCGCCCGGCGGCACGGTGTTCGTCATCCTGGCCGAGGACGTGCCCGACGAGCTGGTGACCATCGCCTCGCGCTGCGTCCGGGTCGAGTTCCCGGCCATCACCACCGAGGTCGTGGCCCGGGTCCTGGAGGACGACGGGCTCGACCCGGCGCGGGCGGCCGAGGTGGCCGCCGCCGCCCACGGCGACGTCGACCGGGCCCGCCTCCTCGCCGCCGACGAGCGCTTCGCCCTGCGGGTGGCGGCGTGGCGGGAGGTGCCGGGCCGCCTCGACGGCACCGGGGCGGTGGTGGCCCGGACCGTGGCCGAGCTGCGGGCCGCGATCGACGACGCCTCCGCCGCCCTCCAGGCGCGCCACGAGGCCGAGGTGGCCGAGGTCGAGGAGCGCATCGAGCGCTACGGCCAGCGGGGTGCCGGCGCCCGGCGCCTGGCCGAGTCGCACAAGCGCCAGCTCCGGCGGCTCCGCACCGACGAGGTCCGCATGGGCCTGGGCGAGCTGGCCCACGCCTACCGCGACGCCCTCCTTGCGGCGGCCGACGCCGGGGCCGACGGGCCGGCCCGGGCCGAGGCCGCCGCCGGGGCCCTGACCGCCATCAACGAGGCCCTCGACGCACTGGTGCGCAACCCCAACGAGGAGCTGCTCCTCCAGGCCCTGCTGCTCCGCCTCCCGCCCGGCCGCTGA
- the tmk gene encoding dTMP kinase, whose amino-acid sequence MARGRFLAFEGGEGTGKSTQARLLAEHLGAVLTREPGGTPIGARVRDIVLAAEENGLVDRAEALLMAADRAQHVAEVVAPALDAGRHVVTDRFLGSSVAYQGYGRGLPTAEVERLSLWATGGLRPDLSLLLDVDHAEARARIGGARDRLEAAGDAFHEAVVAGFHSLAAADPERWVVVDGGGTVAEVAERVRAVVGARLDLAG is encoded by the coding sequence GTGGCCAGGGGGCGGTTCCTCGCCTTCGAGGGCGGGGAGGGGACGGGCAAGTCGACCCAGGCCCGCCTCCTCGCCGAGCACCTGGGGGCGGTGCTGACCCGGGAGCCCGGGGGCACCCCCATCGGCGCCCGCGTGCGCGACATCGTGCTGGCCGCGGAGGAGAACGGCCTCGTCGACCGGGCCGAGGCCCTGCTGATGGCGGCCGACCGGGCCCAGCACGTGGCCGAGGTCGTCGCCCCCGCCCTCGACGCCGGTCGCCACGTGGTGACCGACCGCTTCCTCGGCTCCTCGGTCGCCTACCAGGGGTACGGCCGGGGCCTGCCCACCGCCGAGGTCGAGCGGCTGTCGCTGTGGGCGACGGGCGGGCTCCGGCCCGACCTGTCGCTGCTGCTCGACGTCGACCACGCCGAGGCCCGGGCCCGCATCGGCGGGGCCCGCGACCGGTTGGAGGCCGCCGGCGACGCCTTCCACGAGGCCGTCGTGGCCGGCTTCCACTCCCTCGCCGCCGCCGACCCCGAGCGGTGGGTGGTGGTCGACGGGGGCGGCACGGTGGCCGAGGTGGCCGAGCGGGTCCGGGCCGTGGTCGGGGCGAGGCTCGATCTGGCAGGGTGA
- the topA gene encoding type I DNA topoisomerase: MARSLVIVESPAKARTIEGILGDDYVVESSIGHIRDLPAKGLGVDVEDGFTPTYEVYAGKKDVLRRLRAALKDADELYLATDEDREGEAISWHLLEELKPTIPYKRMVFHEITPGAIRRAVDEGRDIDEGMVDAQESRRIVDRLFGYPVSSVLWRKVNQGLSAGRVQSPAIRLVVVRERERMAFVSADHWDLSAGFATDPAFSCGLVGVAGDKVAQGRDFDATGTVTRDGVVVLDQARAEALRDGLDQATFTVTSVEEKPFTSRPKPPFMTSTLQQEGGRKLRMSSSQVMRVAQELYQGGYITYMRTDSTNLSETAVRAARSQIQSLYGREYVPDGPRVYAKRSKGAQEAHEAIRPAGETFRTPESLRGELRGDSLALYDLVWKRTVASQMADARGRSLSVRLAADATEAGSTEATPTEWTASGRTITFPGYMRAYVEGADDPDAQLDDRESLLPPLTEGQTLTATEVEARGHTTSPPARYTEASLVKRLEELGIGRPSTYASIMQVIQDRGYVWKKGTALVPSWTAFAVVKLLEEHFTDLVDYAYTARMEDELDQIAARSLEREPWLKRFWFGEDEGAGEVSPGLKRLVDEAPEAIDAAAINSTLIGADEDGQPIVVKPGKFGPYVRRGDDTASVPEDLPPDELDVAKALELLAAPKGDKPLGTDPDTGLEVLARAGRFGPYVQLGELVDGAEKPKTSSLLSTMTLDDITLDDALRLLSLPRVVGQDPETGEDITAQNGRYGPYLKKGTDSRSLETEEQMFTVTLEEAQRIFAQPKRGRGQRAPAPPLRELPGTDPVSGQPIVVKDGRFGPYVTDGDVNASLRKGDTVESITPERAAELLQDRRDRGPSKKRGAKKKAAKKKAPAKKKAAGKKAPAKKKAAKKKAAAKKKAPAKGAAAKKASPGSSDG, encoded by the coding sequence ATGGCCAGGTCTCTCGTGATCGTCGAGTCGCCCGCGAAGGCGCGCACCATCGAGGGGATCCTCGGCGACGACTACGTCGTGGAGTCCTCGATCGGCCACATCCGCGACCTCCCGGCCAAGGGCCTGGGCGTCGACGTGGAGGACGGCTTCACCCCCACCTACGAGGTGTACGCGGGCAAGAAGGACGTGCTCCGCCGCCTGCGGGCCGCGCTCAAGGACGCCGACGAGCTCTACCTCGCGACGGATGAGGACCGCGAGGGCGAGGCCATCAGCTGGCACCTGCTCGAGGAGCTCAAGCCCACCATCCCCTACAAGCGGATGGTCTTCCACGAGATCACCCCGGGCGCCATCCGCCGGGCCGTCGACGAGGGCCGCGACATCGACGAGGGCATGGTCGACGCCCAGGAGTCGCGCCGCATCGTCGACCGCCTCTTCGGCTACCCCGTCTCCAGCGTCCTGTGGCGCAAGGTCAACCAGGGCCTCTCCGCCGGCCGGGTGCAGAGCCCGGCGATCCGCCTGGTGGTGGTGCGCGAGCGCGAGCGCATGGCCTTCGTGTCGGCCGACCACTGGGACCTCTCCGCCGGCTTCGCCACCGACCCCGCCTTCTCGTGCGGCCTGGTCGGCGTGGCCGGGGACAAGGTGGCCCAGGGCCGCGACTTCGACGCCACCGGCACCGTCACCCGCGACGGGGTGGTGGTCCTCGACCAGGCCCGGGCCGAGGCCCTCCGCGACGGGCTCGACCAGGCCACCTTCACCGTCACCTCGGTGGAGGAGAAGCCCTTCACCTCCCGCCCCAAGCCCCCGTTCATGACCTCGACCCTCCAGCAGGAGGGCGGGCGCAAGCTGCGCATGTCGTCGTCGCAGGTGATGCGCGTGGCCCAGGAGCTCTACCAGGGCGGCTACATCACCTACATGCGGACGGACTCGACCAACCTGTCCGAGACCGCCGTCCGCGCCGCCCGCAGCCAGATCCAGTCGCTCTACGGCCGGGAGTACGTGCCCGACGGGCCGCGGGTCTACGCCAAGAGGTCGAAGGGCGCCCAGGAGGCCCACGAGGCCATCCGTCCCGCGGGGGAGACCTTCCGCACCCCCGAGTCGCTCCGGGGCGAGCTGCGCGGCGACTCCCTCGCCCTCTACGACCTGGTGTGGAAGCGCACCGTGGCCAGCCAGATGGCTGACGCCCGGGGCCGGAGCCTCTCGGTCCGCCTGGCGGCCGACGCCACCGAGGCGGGGTCGACGGAGGCCACGCCCACCGAGTGGACCGCCTCGGGGCGCACCATCACCTTCCCCGGCTACATGCGGGCCTACGTCGAGGGCGCCGACGACCCCGACGCCCAGCTCGACGACCGCGAGAGCCTGCTGCCGCCGCTGACCGAGGGCCAGACCCTCACGGCCACCGAGGTCGAGGCCCGGGGCCACACCACCTCGCCGCCGGCCCGCTACACCGAGGCCTCCCTGGTGAAGCGGCTCGAGGAGCTCGGCATCGGCCGGCCCTCCACCTACGCCTCGATCATGCAGGTGATCCAGGACCGGGGCTACGTCTGGAAGAAGGGCACCGCCCTGGTGCCGTCGTGGACGGCCTTCGCCGTGGTCAAGCTGCTCGAGGAGCACTTCACCGACCTGGTCGACTACGCCTACACGGCCCGCATGGAGGACGAGCTCGACCAGATCGCGGCCCGGTCCCTGGAGCGGGAGCCGTGGCTCAAGCGGTTCTGGTTCGGCGAGGACGAGGGCGCCGGCGAGGTCAGCCCCGGCCTGAAGCGCCTGGTCGACGAGGCCCCCGAGGCCATCGACGCGGCGGCGATCAACTCCACCCTCATCGGCGCCGACGAGGACGGCCAGCCCATCGTGGTGAAGCCGGGCAAGTTCGGCCCCTACGTCCGTCGGGGCGACGACACCGCGTCGGTCCCCGAGGACCTCCCGCCCGACGAGCTCGACGTGGCCAAGGCGCTCGAGCTGCTGGCCGCCCCCAAGGGCGACAAGCCCCTCGGCACCGACCCCGACACCGGCCTCGAGGTGCTGGCCCGGGCGGGCCGCTTCGGGCCCTACGTGCAGCTGGGCGAGCTGGTCGACGGGGCCGAGAAGCCCAAGACGTCGTCGCTGCTGTCCACCATGACCCTCGACGACATCACCCTCGACGACGCCCTGCGGCTCCTGTCGCTGCCCCGCGTCGTGGGCCAGGACCCCGAGACGGGCGAGGACATCACCGCCCAGAACGGCCGCTACGGGCCCTACCTGAAGAAGGGCACCGACAGCCGCAGCCTGGAGACCGAGGAGCAGATGTTCACGGTCACCCTCGAGGAGGCCCAGCGCATCTTCGCCCAGCCCAAGCGGGGGCGCGGCCAGCGGGCCCCGGCCCCGCCGCTGCGCGAGCTCCCGGGCACCGACCCGGTGTCGGGCCAGCCCATCGTGGTCAAGGACGGCCGCTTCGGGCCCTACGTCACCGACGGCGACGTCAACGCCAGCCTCCGCAAGGGCGACACCGTGGAGTCCATCACCCCCGAGCGGGCCGCCGAGCTGCTCCAGGACCGGCGCGACCGCGGCCCGTCCAAGAAGCGGGGCGCCAAGAAGAAGGCGGCCAAGAAGAAGGCGCCGGCCAAGAAGAAGGCGGCGGGGAAGAAGGCGCCGGCCAAGAAGAAGGCGGCCAAGAAGAAGGCGGCTGCGAAGAAGAAGGCCCCGGCCAAGGGGGCGGCGGCGAAGAAGGCCTCCCCCGGCAGCTCCGACGGCTGA
- a CDS encoding sortase, which produces MTGPSVLLVVGAGLVAALVVGLALRPRAQPAASAPDGLPWSARLGRSRAVRRSLGLLAVLLVVGAGISASWPFRTDQYQSRLQVRLDRQLEEQVASPEAQEAFAAGEVASGESLTRLRIPSLDVDVVVVEGTTQDALRAGAGHYPETALPCGAGNVAIAGHRTTFGKPFSRLDELAPGAEVSLETPVGTCTYRAEAPAEVVAPEDTHLVAPTDDARLTLTTCHPRGSARQRLVLSATLDGEPLLDDRGGRVPPDIRGET; this is translated from the coding sequence GTGACCGGCCCGTCCGTGCTCCTGGTCGTCGGCGCCGGCCTGGTGGCCGCCCTCGTTGTCGGCCTCGCCCTGCGGCCCCGTGCGCAGCCGGCGGCGTCCGCCCCCGATGGCCTCCCGTGGTCGGCGCGCCTGGGCCGGTCCCGGGCCGTGCGGCGCTCGCTCGGCCTCCTCGCCGTCCTCCTGGTGGTCGGCGCGGGCATCAGCGCCAGCTGGCCCTTTCGGACCGACCAGTACCAGTCCCGGCTCCAGGTGCGCCTCGACCGCCAGCTGGAGGAGCAGGTCGCCAGCCCCGAGGCCCAGGAGGCCTTCGCCGCCGGGGAGGTCGCGTCGGGAGAGAGCCTCACCCGGCTCCGCATCCCCTCCCTCGACGTCGACGTGGTGGTGGTCGAGGGCACCACCCAGGACGCCCTGCGCGCCGGCGCCGGCCACTACCCCGAGACGGCCCTGCCCTGCGGGGCCGGCAACGTCGCCATCGCCGGGCACCGGACGACCTTCGGCAAGCCCTTCAGCCGCCTCGACGAGCTCGCCCCGGGCGCCGAGGTGAGCCTCGAGACCCCGGTGGGCACCTGCACCTACCGGGCGGAGGCCCCCGCCGAGGTCGTCGCCCCCGAGGACACCCACCTGGTCGCGCCCACCGACGACGCCCGCCTCACCCTCACGACCTGCCACCCCCGCGGCTCGGCCCGCCAGCGGCTCGTGCTCTCCGCCACCCTCGACGGCGAGCCCCTGCTCGACGACCGCGGCGGCCGGGTCCCGCCCGACATCCGGGGCGAGACGTGA